From the genome of Blautia pseudococcoides, one region includes:
- a CDS encoding helix-turn-helix transcriptional regulator: MQMNRLFQIVYYLLENGKSSAPELAKKFEVSTRTIYRDLDTISAAGIPIYATQGKGGGISLLENYVLDKSIFSEKEQEQILIALQGIASTEGENADELLSKLSALFQIKWTDWIEVDFSDWNKNKADQIFAEVKKAIFDRRIITFSYFGSDGQYLSRSVKPIKLVFKGKDWYLYGFCLLRSDYRFFKLTRIQDLVTSAETFIMDMSDLPKEKMKMPHYNSVSVTLKFSPQVAFRVHDEFSDAITTDEENNLYVTANLPDHEVIYHYLLTFGEHVEVLSPAHIRDGIKEKVCSILKKYET; this comes from the coding sequence ATGCAGATGAACAGGTTGTTTCAAATTGTCTACTATTTATTGGAAAACGGAAAATCTTCGGCTCCTGAATTGGCAAAGAAATTTGAGGTTTCTACTCGGACCATTTACAGAGATTTAGATACCATTAGCGCGGCAGGAATCCCGATTTATGCTACACAGGGAAAAGGCGGCGGTATCTCTTTGTTGGAAAATTATGTTTTGGACAAGTCTATATTTTCAGAAAAAGAGCAGGAACAAATATTGATTGCCTTACAGGGCATTGCATCCACAGAAGGTGAAAATGCGGATGAATTGCTATCTAAATTGTCAGCACTCTTTCAGATTAAATGGACGGATTGGATAGAAGTTGATTTTTCAGACTGGAATAAAAATAAGGCGGATCAGATATTTGCCGAGGTTAAAAAAGCGATTTTTGACAGAAGAATCATCACCTTTTCTTATTTTGGTAGCGACGGTCAGTATCTATCACGCTCTGTGAAACCGATTAAGTTGGTTTTCAAGGGTAAAGACTGGTATTTATATGGATTCTGTCTGTTAAGAAGTGACTACCGTTTTTTCAAGTTGACGCGCATACAAGACTTGGTAACTTCTGCCGAAACATTCATAATGGACATGTCGGACTTACCAAAGGAAAAGATGAAAATGCCTCATTACAATAGCGTTTCTGTAACTTTGAAATTCTCCCCGCAGGTTGCCTTTCGCGTACATGACGAGTTTTCTGATGCCATTACAACAGACGAAGAAAATAATCTATATGTAACCGCAAATTTACCAGACCATGAGGTCATTTATCATTATCTGCTTACTTTTGGAGAGCATGTCGAGGTGCTTTCCCCGGCGCATATCCGGGATGGGATAAAAGAGAAAGTATGCTCCATTCTAAAAAAATATGAAACATGA
- a CDS encoding winged helix-turn-helix domain-containing protein, which produces MLLNTRQRQELVNYLLALKGQQNNPADIPCDIPDTYRVQGAIEEPFTEIRMGDLYFCQEQRLVCIGEQIIELTAKEFDILALLITHPKRVFTYELIMELVWNEDHSYYSRKAVNNHVSNLRKKLKITPDSPDYIKSVVGVGYKFEVP; this is translated from the coding sequence ATGCTGTTAAATACCCGTCAGAGGCAGGAGTTAGTAAATTATCTTCTTGCTTTAAAAGGGCAACAGAATAATCCGGCTGATATCCCATGTGATATTCCCGATACTTATAGGGTGCAGGGAGCCATTGAGGAACCTTTTACAGAGATCCGCATGGGGGATTTATATTTCTGCCAGGAGCAGCGGCTTGTATGTATTGGCGAGCAGATAATTGAATTAACTGCTAAGGAATTTGACATCCTTGCTTTGCTAATTACACACCCGAAGCGGGTATTTACCTATGAGCTGATTATGGAATTGGTTTGGAATGAGGATCATTCGTATTACTCTCGCAAGGCAGTCAATAACCATGTAAGCAATCTGCGGAAGAAGTTGAAAATTACGCCGGATTCCCCGGACTACATCAAAAGCGTTGTTGGCGTTGGTTATAAATTTGAAGTGCCGTAA
- a CDS encoding helix-turn-helix domain-containing protein: protein MEFHEKLQELRKSRGLTQEELAEALFVSRTAISKWESGRGYPSIDSLKEISRYFSVSIDELLSGDQLVLIAEKENKSNLGGLCDLLFGFADLLSLMLIFLPLYPKPVGGYIYSVNLIEYVDKEIWVCTTYWGLFIALTIVGIVKILMVNFKFEKGKKAITFLSVGLSIITVLFLSIAREAYAVTVAFLLLLIKGGLLYKRAAAGR, encoded by the coding sequence GTGGAATTCCATGAAAAGCTTCAGGAATTAAGAAAGAGCCGAGGTTTGACACAAGAAGAGCTGGCCGAGGCTTTATTTGTCTCCAGAACTGCAATTTCAAAATGGGAATCTGGAAGAGGGTATCCAAGCATAGATTCATTAAAGGAAATATCCAGATATTTCTCTGTGTCTATTGATGAGTTGTTATCTGGAGATCAGTTGGTTTTGATTGCGGAAAAAGAAAACAAGTCAAACCTAGGCGGTCTATGTGACTTGTTATTTGGATTTGCCGATTTGCTTTCTTTGATGCTTATTTTTCTTCCATTGTATCCCAAACCGGTTGGCGGATATATCTATTCGGTCAATCTTATTGAGTATGTAGATAAAGAAATTTGGGTTTGTACGACATATTGGGGTCTTTTTATCGCATTAACGATTGTTGGAATTGTGAAGATTTTAATGGTCAATTTCAAATTTGAAAAGGGAAAAAAGGCGATTACTTTTTTATCTGTTGGGCTTAGTATTATTACTGTTTTGTTTTTGTCGATTGCGAGAGAAGCATATGCAGTAACAGTGGCTTTTCTGTTGTTACTTATAAAAGGGGGGCTGCTTTATAAACGAGCCGCAGCAGGCCGATAA
- a CDS encoding GNAT family N-acetyltransferase, with translation MAEIFSLTGLTGFENSLAFDENGSTSTKGVYIAKDNNKIIGVAGAAESSTDGVWEIGIDVMEEYRNARLGTYLVRGLTKELLARNIIPFYSASITNIGSQMVASRCDYIPLWVDTFGTILDGSSVYNDMIKGLSL, from the coding sequence TTGGCAGAGATATTTTCCCTTACTGGATTGACTGGTTTTGAAAATTCCTTAGCATTTGATGAAAATGGTTCTACATCAACAAAAGGTGTTTATATTGCAAAGGACAATAATAAAATTATTGGAGTAGCAGGCGCCGCAGAATCATCAACAGATGGTGTATGGGAAATAGGTATAGATGTTATGGAAGAATATAGAAATGCCAGATTGGGAACGTATTTAGTGAGGGGATTGACAAAAGAATTACTGGCACGAAATATTATTCCATTCTATTCTGCTTCTATAACGAATATTGGTTCGCAGATGGTAGCAAGTAGGTGTGACTATATACCGTTATGGGTTGATACATTTGGAACTATTCTTGATGGGAGTTCAGTATACAATGATATGATTAAAGGTTTATCATTGTAA
- a CDS encoding phosphatase PAP2 family protein translates to MMKKSGKQVLLFGGILIVAFTVWTALIQMVDVQPLGQNGTNIGFATFNCWFHRLAGVNMTIYTITDWMGLIPLVVCLIFAGIGVVQLIKRRSLFKVDPDIIILGVYYVVVILAYLIFEMISINYRPILINGVMEASYPSSTTLLVLCVMPTLIEQIQRRLSSIAMKRIVTILAIAFSAFMVISRLISGVHWVTDIVGGVLLSAGLFTVYKAVVMLSIKK, encoded by the coding sequence ATGATGAAAAAAAGTGGAAAACAGGTTTTATTATTTGGAGGAATACTTATTGTAGCGTTTACAGTATGGACAGCTTTGATCCAGATGGTAGACGTGCAGCCGCTGGGTCAAAACGGAACCAATATTGGATTTGCAACATTCAATTGCTGGTTTCATCGTTTGGCAGGTGTCAATATGACAATTTATACGATTACCGATTGGATGGGACTTATTCCTTTAGTTGTATGCCTGATTTTTGCAGGTATTGGAGTGGTTCAGTTAATAAAGAGAAGAAGTCTCTTCAAAGTGGATCCAGATATCATTATCCTTGGAGTTTACTATGTTGTCGTGATACTGGCATATTTGATTTTTGAAATGATCTCAATCAATTACAGACCGATTTTAATCAATGGAGTTATGGAGGCTTCTTATCCTTCTTCAACGACATTACTGGTATTGTGTGTGATGCCGACTTTGATTGAACAGATTCAGCGTAGACTGTCAAGCATTGCAATGAAAAGAATCGTTACGATTCTGGCAATCGCTTTTTCGGCATTCATGGTTATCAGCAGATTGATTTCCGGAGTACATTGGGTTACGGATATTGTGGGCGGCGTATTGTTAAGTGCCGGATTATTTACTGTCTATAAGGCGGTAGTTATGCTGTCAATAAAAAAATGA
- a CDS encoding VOC family protein, with protein MKHVCMLISVADINAARKFYEDLFGLEVFQDYGKNIAFTCGLALQQDFDWLVNLPKEKILKKSNNAEIVFEEQDFDGFLNKLKEYPDIEYLGEVIEHSWGQRVIRFYDLDGHIIEVGEDMKMVIKRFLASGMTMEEVSVKMDASVEDLTKLLNS; from the coding sequence ATGAAACACGTATGTATGCTTATATCTGTGGCTGATATTAACGCCGCAAGAAAATTTTATGAGGATCTGTTTGGATTAGAGGTGTTTCAGGATTACGGTAAGAACATCGCCTTTACCTGCGGCCTGGCACTGCAGCAGGATTTTGACTGGCTTGTGAATCTGCCGAAAGAAAAGATATTAAAGAAATCTAACAATGCGGAAATCGTCTTTGAGGAACAGGACTTTGACGGTTTTCTAAACAAGCTGAAAGAATACCCGGACATCGAATATCTGGGAGAAGTGATCGAACATAGCTGGGGCCAGCGGGTGATCCGGTTTTACGATTTGGATGGCCATATCATTGAGGTCGGCGAGGATATGAAAATGGTGATAAAGCGCTTTCTTGCTTCCGGCATGACCATGGAAGAAGTTTCTGTGAAAATGGATGCTTCCGTTGAGGATTTAACAAAGCTTCTGAATAGCTAA
- the mgtE gene encoding magnesium transporter, translating to MNKNIFIPVTTNASISEFASEIISIIRSNLTPGKLREAIGEYHEKDIAATLTSLTKEECQRLFRIMQPENIANVLEYAEHNDSYFELLGINQKTEVLFFMETSSAVELLQNLSKENRTTLLDLMRPDIRAEIKLISSFDEDEIGSKMSTNFIAVSNNSTVKVAMSELICQAAENDNISTLYVVDENKTFCGAIDLKDLIIARENTPLSDITTLSYPYLYAKMEIQDCIPFLRDYSENSIPVLDDENKLLGIVTSHDFIEILGEELNEDYVKLGGLPSEEDLAEPIFLSIKKRIPWLSILLVLGLGVSATVGLFESIVAQIPIIMCFQSLILGMAGNVGTQSLAVAIRVLMDVQIDHKQKAMLVWKEVRIGFLNGLILGVLSFVAIGGYLCIKGNAPYFSFAVAGCLGIAMNLAMMISSLSGTVIPIFLKKIGVDPAVASGPLITTINDLVAVVSYYGLSWLILLNIMHIA from the coding sequence ATGAACAAGAATATTTTCATTCCAGTAACCACAAATGCATCAATTTCTGAGTTTGCTTCTGAAATCATCAGCATTATCCGAAGCAATCTGACTCCTGGGAAATTGCGAGAGGCGATCGGCGAATATCACGAAAAAGACATTGCCGCTACGCTTACCTCGCTTACCAAAGAGGAGTGTCAGCGTTTATTCCGCATTATGCAGCCGGAGAATATTGCTAATGTTCTGGAATATGCGGAACACAATGATTCTTATTTTGAATTATTAGGAATCAATCAAAAAACAGAAGTTCTTTTCTTTATGGAAACATCTTCAGCAGTAGAATTGCTCCAAAACCTTTCCAAAGAAAATCGGACAACTTTACTGGATCTGATGCGACCGGATATTCGGGCTGAAATTAAGTTAATCAGTTCTTTTGATGAAGATGAAATCGGCAGCAAAATGTCAACGAACTTTATTGCTGTATCGAACAACTCTACCGTAAAGGTAGCTATGTCGGAATTGATTTGTCAAGCAGCGGAAAATGACAATATTTCCACTTTGTACGTGGTAGACGAAAACAAAACCTTTTGCGGTGCCATTGACTTAAAGGATTTAATCATTGCACGTGAAAACACACCGCTTTCTGACATTACGACACTGTCCTACCCTTATTTGTATGCAAAAATGGAAATACAAGATTGTATTCCTTTCCTGCGTGATTACTCTGAAAACTCAATCCCTGTGTTGGATGACGAAAACAAACTGCTCGGCATTGTGACTTCACACGATTTTATTGAAATCCTTGGAGAAGAACTCAATGAGGATTATGTAAAATTGGGTGGTCTGCCTTCAGAGGAAGATTTAGCGGAGCCGATTTTTTTGAGTATCAAAAAAAGAATTCCTTGGTTGAGTATTTTATTGGTATTAGGATTAGGCGTTTCAGCAACAGTAGGACTCTTTGAATCCATTGTTGCACAGATACCGATCATTATGTGTTTTCAATCTCTTATTTTGGGTATGGCAGGTAATGTAGGAACCCAGTCCTTAGCTGTTGCCATTCGTGTTTTGATGGATGTACAAATCGACCATAAACAGAAAGCTATGCTTGTATGGAAAGAAGTTCGTATCGGTTTTCTGAATGGCTTGATTTTGGGAGTATTATCCTTTGTTGCGATTGGTGGATACCTGTGTATAAAGGGAAATGCCCCATATTTCTCTTTTGCAGTTGCCGGTTGCCTTGGAATTGCAATGAACCTTGCAATGATGATATCCTCTTTATCGGGGACTGTTATTCCAATCTTCCTCAAAAAAATCGGTGTTGATCCTGCGGTTGCGTCTGGTCCGTTGATTACGACTATCAATGACCTTGTTGCAGTTGTATCATACTATGGTTTGTCTTGGCTTATTTTACTGAACATTATGCATATAGCCTAA
- a CDS encoding MBL fold metallo-hydrolase translates to MDDWFTIDSIDKKTYVISEYRHWEETHCYLLNGDTQSLLIDTELGILNIYDEVIKYTDKPITAVATHIYWDHIGGHKYFPDFYAHAAELDWLNGKFPLSMETIREMVVDRCDLPDGFDVGSYEFFQGTPTRIVADHDMIDLGGRQIEVLHTPGHSPGHLCFWEKETGYLFTGDLVYKDVLFAYYPSTDPEAYLTSLKKVASLPVKRVFPAHHSLDIQPEILIRMRKAFEELEENGKLCHGSGTFNYGDWGVWL, encoded by the coding sequence ATGGACGATTGGTTTACAATAGATAGCATAGATAAAAAAACTTATGTTATTAGCGAATATCGACACTGGGAGGAAACTCATTGCTACTTGTTGAATGGAGATACCCAGAGTCTGTTGATTGATACAGAACTCGGTATTTTAAACATATACGATGAAGTGATTAAGTATACGGACAAGCCCATCACAGCGGTAGCGACACACATTTATTGGGACCACATTGGAGGTCATAAATATTTTCCTGATTTCTACGCTCACGCTGCTGAATTAGATTGGCTAAACGGTAAATTTCCCCTGTCGATGGAAACAATTCGGGAGATGGTAGTTGATCGCTGTGATTTACCAGACGGATTTGATGTCGGTTCTTATGAGTTTTTCCAGGGAACGCCGACAAGGATTGTAGCCGACCATGATATGATTGATCTTGGTGGACGGCAGATCGAGGTGCTACACACCCCTGGACACTCGCCAGGACACCTGTGTTTTTGGGAAAAAGAGACAGGATATCTTTTTACCGGCGATTTGGTATATAAAGATGTATTATTTGCCTACTATCCATCTACTGATCCGGAGGCATATCTCACCTCGTTGAAAAAGGTTGCGTCTTTGCCTGTTAAGAGAGTATTCCCCGCACATCATTCATTGGATATACAGCCGGAAATTTTAATCCGTATGCGAAAAGCATTTGAGGAACTTGAAGAAAATGGGAAACTTTGTCACGGCAGTGGCACATTTAATTATGGCGATTGGGGAGTTTGGTTATAA
- a CDS encoding response regulator transcription factor codes for MQKILIVEDDADIQDILKNHLIDAGYEVAVASDGVAGIAMFDDAIDLVLLDIMLPKIDGYGVCEVIRKRSQVPIIMLTALSDEENQLRGFEQQIDDYIPKPFSPKILLCKIAAILRRRTTENQNQSLLTYKELSIDIDGFHVYQSGNEVVLTSKEFSLLRLMIENQGKVFTRQMLLERLWSDDLEVEDRIVDSHIKNIRKKLSADYIKTIRGVGYRIDKVH; via the coding sequence ATGCAGAAGATTTTAATTGTCGAAGATGATGCTGATATTCAAGATATACTGAAAAACCATCTTATTGATGCAGGATATGAAGTTGCTGTCGCTTCTGACGGCGTGGCTGGGATAGCAATGTTTGACGATGCAATCGACCTTGTATTGTTAGACATTATGCTTCCTAAAATTGACGGTTATGGTGTATGTGAGGTCATTCGCAAGAGGTCACAAGTCCCAATCATCATGCTTACCGCGCTATCAGATGAAGAAAACCAGTTGAGGGGCTTTGAACAACAGATTGATGATTACATTCCAAAGCCCTTTTCTCCCAAAATACTGTTATGTAAGATTGCGGCTATACTTCGGCGTAGAACTACTGAAAATCAAAATCAATCCCTACTTACCTATAAAGAGTTGAGTATAGATATTGACGGATTTCATGTGTATCAAAGTGGAAACGAAGTCGTCTTGACCAGTAAGGAGTTTTCACTTCTTAGGCTTATGATTGAAAATCAAGGAAAGGTTTTTACTCGGCAGATGTTACTTGAACGATTGTGGTCGGATGATTTGGAAGTCGAAGATCGGATTGTTGACAGCCATATAAAGAACATTCGTAAAAAGCTAAGTGCCGATTATATAAAAACAATTAGAGGGGTGGGATATAGAATTGATAAAGTGCATTAA
- a CDS encoding DUF3788 domain-containing protein has translation MLENIPSHSTMTELLGQSLLEVWQALCLAIDKKYDMDRVWNTGGKQWDYEYKYRRGGKTLCCLYAKSNCIGFMIIFGKDERIKFEDIRGTLSDAVCRQYDEAKTYRDGKWVMFEPTNTADFDEFAPQPGRPSRSDFVQSGFLKHSLKQRRIKCHTHFNQ, from the coding sequence ATGCTTGAAAATATACCATCTCATTCAACTATGACGGAATTGCTTGGACAATCCTTGCTCGAAGTTTGGCAAGCATTATGTTTGGCTATTGATAAAAAATACGATATGGATCGAGTATGGAATACTGGTGGTAAGCAATGGGATTACGAGTATAAATATCGCAGAGGCGGTAAAACACTTTGCTGCCTATACGCTAAAAGTAATTGCATTGGATTCATGATTATCTTTGGAAAAGATGAAAGAATAAAATTTGAAGATATAAGGGGTACTCTTTCTGACGCCGTTTGCAGGCAATATGATGAGGCAAAAACCTATCGTGACGGAAAATGGGTCATGTTTGAACCGACCAATACGGCTGATTTTGATGAATTTGCGCCACAGCCTGGCAGGCCATCGCGCAGCGATTTTGTTCAATCGGGATTTTTGAAACATTCATTAAAGCAGAGGAGGATAAAATGCCATACACATTTCAATCAGTGA
- a CDS encoding sensor histidine kinase, whose protein sequence is MHLAEQMTDFDNIDDCENELTDFSAETNATFWIEDSNGYIIYPNEASTETSTVSADQTVTFDEDASFIDMQPSGTTTTNFYPITLKNGTTYTLAVQTDLYVVQQATKVLLSILPYVILMVFLLALLCAWLYTWYITRPIVQLSRISKQMAELNFSGQCNTSREDELGCLAQNLNSLSASLSTALNDLQTANRQLKTDIEKEQALEQQRVEFFSAASHELKTPLTILKGHLAGMLNGVSGYENHTEYMERSIAVVDRMEKLVKELLYVSKADGTQKCEYKTVDIAEVFRVQIATVTDLLEKKKQSLEANIPDRLYCEVEQVQMERAIQNILVNAIRYSPSGELIRISLSEIYGTIRGEIENTGVHVSDDAIPHLFEAFYRADASRNRNTGGTGLGLYIVRKIMEMHHAKYGISNTSNGVLFWFELPCKQPIDNFI, encoded by the coding sequence ATGCACCTTGCCGAGCAAATGACGGATTTTGATAATATAGACGATTGTGAAAATGAATTGACAGATTTTTCAGCGGAAACAAATGCTACTTTTTGGATTGAGGACAGCAACGGTTACATTATCTATCCAAATGAAGCATCAACGGAAACATCTACCGTTTCGGCAGACCAAACAGTTACATTTGATGAAGATGCGTCGTTCATAGATATGCAACCGTCCGGGACAACTACGACGAACTTTTATCCGATTACTCTAAAAAACGGTACTACTTATACATTGGCAGTTCAAACGGATTTGTACGTTGTACAGCAGGCAACAAAAGTATTGCTGTCCATACTTCCGTATGTCATCTTAATGGTTTTTCTGCTAGCGCTCCTTTGTGCATGGCTCTATACATGGTACATTACTCGACCTATTGTGCAACTGAGCAGGATTTCAAAACAAATGGCGGAACTGAATTTTTCCGGTCAATGTAATACTTCGCGAGAAGATGAATTGGGCTGTTTGGCGCAAAATCTAAATTCGTTGTCGGCTTCGCTCTCTACTGCATTGAACGACCTTCAAACTGCAAACCGGCAGCTCAAAACAGATATTGAAAAGGAACAAGCATTAGAGCAACAACGGGTAGAATTTTTCTCGGCAGCATCCCACGAACTGAAAACACCGCTGACTATTTTGAAAGGCCATTTGGCGGGGATGCTGAACGGAGTCAGCGGCTATGAGAACCACACAGAGTACATGGAGCGTTCCATTGCGGTTGTTGACAGGATGGAAAAGTTGGTAAAAGAGTTGTTATATGTTTCTAAAGCGGATGGAACTCAAAAATGCGAATATAAAACCGTTGACATTGCGGAAGTATTTCGGGTACAGATTGCTACAGTAACAGATTTATTGGAAAAAAAGAAACAGAGCCTTGAAGCAAATATTCCTGACCGACTTTACTGTGAAGTGGAACAAGTGCAGATGGAACGGGCAATTCAAAACATATTGGTAAACGCAATTCGGTATTCTCCAAGTGGCGAATTGATTCGTATTTCTTTGTCTGAAATATACGGTACGATTCGTGGTGAAATTGAAAATACAGGTGTCCATGTGTCTGATGATGCTATCCCACATTTGTTTGAAGCTTTCTACCGGGCGGACGCATCTCGTAACCGCAATACAGGAGGAACTGGATTAGGGCTTTATATTGTTCGTAAAATCATGGAAATGCACCATGCAAAGTATGGTATCTCAAATACAAGCAATGGTGTACTGTTTTGGTTTGAATTGCCATGCAAGCAGCCGATAGACAACTTCATCTAA
- a CDS encoding response regulator transcription factor has protein sequence MNEKILVVDDEKGLADLVEVYLKNDGYTVYKFYNGTDTLRCIESTHLDLAILDIMLPDIDGFQICQKIREKFYFPVIMLTAKVEDGDKIMGLSVADDYITKPFNPLEVVARVKAQLRQYMRYRQPQIKQEDECSEYDIRGMTISKKSHKCILFGKELQLTPTEFSILWYLCENQGKVVSTEELFEVVWGEKTVWGVGYTIEILDKTREEIVEIQAALW, from the coding sequence ATGAATGAAAAAATTTTAGTGGTGGATGACGAAAAAGGGTTGGCAGATTTGGTTGAAGTCTATCTGAAAAACGATGGATATACCGTTTATAAATTTTACAATGGTACGGATACGTTAAGGTGCATTGAGTCTACCCACTTGGATTTAGCCATATTAGATATTATGCTCCCGGATATTGATGGCTTTCAAATTTGCCAGAAAATCCGGGAGAAATTTTATTTTCCTGTGATTATGCTGACAGCAAAAGTAGAAGATGGGGATAAAATCATGGGGCTGTCCGTTGCGGATGACTATATCACGAAGCCGTTCAACCCATTGGAAGTGGTTGCCCGCGTGAAAGCGCAGTTAAGGCAGTATATGAGATACAGACAGCCGCAGATCAAGCAGGAGGATGAATGCAGCGAATATGATATAAGAGGAATGACAATCAGTAAGAAAAGCCATAAATGTATCTTGTTTGGAAAAGAGCTTCAGCTGACGCCGACAGAGTTTTCAATTCTCTGGTATCTGTGTGAAAATCAGGGGAAGGTTGTCTCAACGGAGGAATTATTTGAAGTGGTATGGGGAGAAAAAACTGTGTGGGGAGTGGGATATACCATTGAAATCTTGGACAAAACCAGAGAAGAAATAGTAGAGATACAGGCTGCTCTATGGTAA
- a CDS encoding inositol monophosphatase family protein, whose amino-acid sequence MKIISLVTKTQGLIKNREMAAHVKEKGLADYVTQVDIAVQNFLKKELFALAPDIQFLGEETGLQEIKGGSLLILDPVDGTTNLMHDYQHSVVSLALCRQGEIVMGIVYDPFHEEVFSTIKGEGSFLNGQPIHVSTAEKLSDTMIGLGTAKRELADDNFARFRRVFGQCQDVRRIGSAALELAYTARGRQGGYFEIYLNPWDYAAGMLLIQEAGGQVTDFAGKPLDPRKGGSVVGTNGYIHTELLNLL is encoded by the coding sequence CTGAAAATTATCAGTTTAGTAACAAAAACGCAGGGGTTAATAAAAAACCGTGAAATGGCCGCTCATGTAAAAGAGAAGGGTCTTGCAGACTATGTAACGCAGGTAGATATTGCCGTGCAAAATTTCTTAAAGAAGGAGCTGTTTGCCCTTGCACCGGATATTCAGTTTCTCGGAGAAGAAACCGGATTGCAGGAAATAAAAGGCGGATCGCTTTTGATCTTAGACCCGGTTGACGGGACTACCAACCTTATGCACGACTATCAGCACAGCGTTGTATCTTTAGCGCTTTGCCGCCAGGGAGAAATTGTTATGGGAATCGTATATGACCCCTTCCATGAAGAAGTGTTTTCAACGATTAAGGGAGAAGGCAGCTTCCTAAATGGACAGCCCATACATGTATCAACCGCAGAAAAACTATCCGACACGATGATCGGGCTGGGAACAGCAAAAAGAGAGCTGGCTGATGATAACTTTGCCCGGTTCCGCAGAGTGTTCGGCCAGTGCCAGGATGTCCGCAGGATTGGGTCTGCCGCTCTGGAACTGGCATATACCGCCCGCGGCAGACAAGGTGGCTATTTCGAGATATATCTGAATCCCTGGGATTATGCTGCCGGTATGCTGTTGATTCAGGAGGCAGGCGGTCAAGTGACTGATTTTGCGGGAAAACCGCTTGATCCGAGAAAAGGCGGCAGCGTTGTAGGAACAAACGGATATATTCATACAGAACTGCTAAATCTGCTGTGA